From one Lotus japonicus ecotype B-129 chromosome 3, LjGifu_v1.2 genomic stretch:
- the LOC130749616 gene encoding zinc finger BED domain-containing protein DAYSLEEPER-like: MVVGTLLDPRLKLSFIDIYFPYIYGEKSSEEIVKIKEFCHDLIKEYEKKLKGKEAMNISPCINPEVEEKSVAGIVPWQSIYKSHQVAQKGRAKGKRKSELDIYLEEAVLPFEEPFDILGWWKQNGLKYPSLQMAARDFLAIPISTVASESTFSTSGRFLTPHRSRLRPDTLEAMICYQNWLWSNLKGSSPSMDMSKMMEYSTTILEDMDVDIEPCGES; this comes from the exons ATGGTTGTTGGTACTCTTTTAGACCCCAGGTTAAAACTTAGTTTTATCGACATTTACTTTCCTTACATTTATGGAGAAAAATCTTCTGAGGAAATTGTTAAGATAAAAGAGTTTTGTCATGATTTGATTAAAGAGTATGAAAAGAAACTCAAGGGAAAGGAAGCTATGAATATATCTCCATGCATAAACCCTGAAGTGGAAGAAAAAAGTGTTGCTGGAATAGTGCCTTGGCAGTCAATATATAAAAGTCATCAAGTTGCGCAAAAGGGGAGGGCCAAAGGAAAGCGTAAGTCAGAATTAGATATATATTTAGAAGAAGCGGTTTTGCCTTTTGAAGAACCTTTTGATATATTGGGTTGGTGGAAGCAAAATGGCTTAAAATACCCAAGTTTGCAAATGGCAGCAAGAGATTTCCTAGCAATTCCTATCTCCACTGTTGCTTCGGAGTCTACATTTAGCACTAGTGGTAGATTTCTCACTCCACATCGCAGTAGATTGCGGCCAGATACTTTGGAAGCAATGATTTGTTACCAAAACTGGCTATGGAGTAATTTGAAAG GTTCTTCGCCATCAATGGATATGAGTAAAATGATGGAGTATTCCACCACAATATTGGAAGATATGGATGTTGACATT GAGCCATGTGGTGAAAGTTAA
- the LOC130749618 gene encoding multiple C2 domain and transmembrane region protein 5-like: MQKLQQPLDFSLKETFPKIGTRAGEITRDKLSCTYDLVEHMQYLYVHVVKAKNLSVYDDVCTIDPYVEVKLGNYKGSTKWFQNESNPQWNQIFAFSKDSIQASVLELAVKDHDAVVDYDDMVGKVVLDLNEIPKHDSPLAPQWYMMKNQRGHRVNGEIMLAIWMGTQADEAFPQAWHSDAAMVGLGPKAAANIRSKVYLSPSLWYLRVNVIEAQDLVPKNITRYPELFVKVDLGNQSLKTRISQRKTMNPFWNEDLMFVSSEPFEEPLYLTVQDWVGPESEGEIVGRCVIPLQNVQKRLDDKPVSTRWFNLEKHEAFEGEITTRFSSKIHLRVCFEGGYHVLDESAHCSSDHRPAAKQLWSPKIGILEVGIISAQKLMPMKRRNGQGTTDAYCVAKYGNKWIHTRTIVDSLSPKWNEQYTWDVYDPCTVITIGVFDNAHLQGGSRDSIIGKVRIRLSTLEAGKVYTHSYPLLVLQYSGLKKMGEVQLAVRFTSLSVVNMLSMYSQPLLPKMHHIHPLSEIQKHWLRYQAMQIVSMRLSRAEPPLREEVVKYMLDVDSHMWGMRRTKANYFRIVEVLGGLTTIGRWLDNICNWKSPLKTILIHIVFIILVLHPGFIPPTICMYLVWIGVRNYRWRPRHPPHMNTPLSLAGVTLDELEEEFDTFPTSRSPQVVKRRYDRLRSVSGRVQIFLGDLATQGERFHNLLSWRDPRATTLFVTFCSIAAFVLYVTPFQAVSLLSGFYVLRHPRFRQKLPSLPLNFFKRLPARVDDIM, translated from the coding sequence ATGCAGAAACTACAACAACCTTTAGATTTTTCTCTCAAGGAAACCTTCCCCAAAATTGGGACAAGGGCAGGGGAAATCACAAGGGACAAGCTTTCTTGCACCTATGACCTTGTTGAGCACATGCAATACCTCTATGTTCATGTGGTCAAAGCCAAGAATTTATCTGTGTATGATGATGTTTGTACTATTGATCCCTATGTTGAAGTCAAGCTTGGAAACTACAAGGGCTCTACCAAGTGGTTTCAGAATGAGTCCAATCCTCAATGGAATCAAATTTTTGCTTTCTCCAAAGATAGTATTCAAGCTTCAGTTCTGGAGCTTGCTGTCAAAGATCATGATGCTGTTGTTGATTATGATGACATGGTAGGGAAAGTAGTGTTGGACCTGAATGAAATACCAAAACACGATAGCCCCTTGGCTCCACAGTGGTACATGATGAAAAATCAGAGAGGTCACAGAGTCAATGGAGAAATAATGCTGGCAATTTGGATGGGAACTCAAGCAGATGAAGCTTTTCCTCAAGCATGGCATTCTGATGCAGCCATGGTTGGACTTGGTCCTAAAGCTGCTGCAAACATAAGATCAAAGGTCTACCTCTCACCTTCCCTTTGGTATCTCAGGGTCAATGTGATTGAGGCTCAAGATTTGGTACCAAAGAACATAACCAGGTACCCAGAACTTTTTGTGAAGGTTGACCTGGGAAACCAGTCTTTAAAAACCAGAATATCTCAAAGAAAAACCATGAATCCTTTTTGGAATGAGGATTTGATGTTTGTTTCTTCTGAGCCATTTGAGGAGCCTTTGTATCTGACTGTACAAGATTGGGTTGGACCAGAAAGTGAGGGTGAGATTGTGGGACGGTGTGTGATTCCTTTGCAGAATGTGCAAAAGAGGTTGGATGACAAGCCTGTGAGCACAAGGTGGTTTAATCTTGAAAAGCATGAGGCTTTTGAAGGGGAAATTACTACTAGATTCTCAAGTAAGATACATTTGAGGGTTTGCTTTGAAGGTGGCTACCATGTGCTTGATGAATCAGCTCATTGCAGCAGTGATCATAGACCAGCTGCAAAACAGCTGTGGAGTCCAAAGATTGGGATTCTTGAAGTGGGGATTATCAGTGCACAGAAGCTAATGCCAATGAAGAGAAGAAATGGTCAAGGAACCACAGATGCATATTGTGTAGCTAAATATGGGAACAAGTGGATCCACACAAGGACAATTGTGGATAGTCTTTCTCCAAAGTGGAATGAGCAATACACATGGGATGTTTACGATCCATGCACTGTTATCACAATAGGGGTCTTTGATAATGCTCATTTACAAGGTGGATCAAGAGATTCAATAATAGGGAAGGTGAGAATTAGGCTGTCTACACTTGAAGCTGGCAAGGTGTACACACACTCTTATCCTCTCTTAGTGCTACAATATTCAGGTTTGAAGAAAATGGGAGAAGTGCAATTAGCTGTGAGGTTCACAAGTTTATCTGTGGTGAACATGCTGTCAATGTATTCACAACCATTGTTGCCAAAAATGCACCACATTCATCCTCTATCTGAAATTCAGAAACATTGGTTGAGGTATCAGGCTATGCAGATTGTGTCAATGAGGTTGAGCCGGGCTGAGCCGCCACTGAGGGAAGAGGTGGTAAAATACATGCTGGATGTGGATTCACACATGTGGGGCATGAGAAGGACCAAAGCTAATTACTTCAgaatagttgaagttcttggtGGGTTGACAACCATTGGAAGGTGGCTTGATAATATCTGCAATTGGAAAAGCCCTCTCAAAACCATTCTTATCCACATCGTTTTCATTATACTGGTTCTTCATCCAGGGTTCATTCCTCCCACAATTTGCATGTACCTTGTTTGGATTGGAGTTAGGAACTACAGGTGGAGGCCAAGACACCCTCCTCATATGAACACTCCACTATCTCTTGCTGGTGTCACTCTTGATGAATTAGAAGAAGAGTTTGATACATTCCCAACTTCAAGATCACCACAAGTTGTTAAGAGGAGGTATGATCGTTTAAGAAGCGTTTCAGGGAGGGTCCAGATTTTTCTTGGTGACTTGGCCACTCAAGGAGAAAGGTTCCACAATTTGCTAAGTTGGAGAGACCCTAGAGCTACCACTCTATTTGTCACATTCTGTTCCATTGCTGCTTTTGTTCTGTATGTCACTCCATTCCAAGCTGTGTCCCTTCTTAGTGGATTCTATGTGCTAAGGCATCCCCGATTCCGCCAGAAACTTCCCTCATTGCCATTAAACTTCTTCAAGAGGTTGCCTGCAAGAGTAGATGACATAATGTGA
- the LOC130744551 gene encoding uncharacterized protein LOC130744551, with product METKRPEIAILGAGTFVKSQYLPRLSEISHLFILKAIWSRTQESARSAVEIAHRNFAGVECKWEDDGLDDIIHDGSITAVAVVLAGQNQVEISLRMLKAGKHVLQEKPAASCISELETALSNYKSICADAPRQLVWSVAENYRFEPALVECKKLIADIGKMMSVQVIIEGSMNSSNPYFSSSWRRNFTGGFILDMGVHFIAGLRMLVGCEIVSVSAMTSHVDLTLPPPDNISSVFHLENGCSGVFVMVVSSRSPKILWRVVGLNGTLQIERGFQGQHGYLVSSYGADGQCKSSFFPFSGVTEELKAFLNDVSESNPEKGNNFVAEQRLSFVEGARDVAVLEAMLESGARQGELVHVKNF from the exons ATGGAAACGAAGCGTCCTGAGATTGCGATTCTGGGAGCAGGTACATTCGTGAAGAGCCAGTACCTTCCAAGACTCTCCGAGATCTCTCATCTCTTCATCCTCAAAGCCATTTGGAGCCGCACTCAG GAATCAGCAAGATCTGCGGTGGAAATAGCTCATCGGAACTTCGCCGGAGTGGAGTGTAAGTGGGAAGATGACGGCCTCGACGACATCATCCACGACGGATCCATTACTGCAGTCGCTGTCGTTTTGGCTGGGCAAAATcag GTTGAAATCTCACTGAGGATGCTAAAAGCTGGTAAACATGTCCTTCAAG AGAAACCTGCGGCATCTT GTATAAGTGAGCTGGAAACTGCATTATCTAACTACAAATCTATTTGTGCTGATGCTCCTCGTCAATTAGTTTGGTCTGTGGCTGAAAATTATCGATTTGAGCCTGCCTTAGTAGAG TGCAAGAAACTTATTGCTGACATTGGGAAGATGATGAGTGTCCAAGTTATTATCGAAGGGTCAATGAACAGTTCAAACCCCTACTTTTCAAGCTCATGGAGGCGCAATTTCACT GGAGGCTTCATTCTTGATATGGGTGTGCATTTCATTGCAGGCTTAAGAATG CTTGTTGGGTGTGAGATAGTTTCGGTTTCAGCTATGACATCTCATGTTGATTTGACCTTACCACCGCCCGATAACATATCATCGGTCTT TCATTTGGAGAATGGATGTTCAGGAGTATTTGTAATGGTTGTCTCCTCCAGATCACCCAAG ATCTTGTGGCGAGTTGTTGGCTTGAATGGAACACTACAAATTGAGCGTGGATTTCAAGGACAACATGGTTACCTG GTTTCATCGTATGGTGCTGATGGACAATGCAAAAGCTCCTTTTTCCCATTCAGTGGTGTAACTGAAGAATTAAAAGCTTTTCTTAATGATGTATCTGAAAGCAACCCTGAG AAGGGCAATAACTTTGTGGCTGAGCAACGCCTCTCTTTTGTGGAGGGTGCGAGAGATGTTGCTGTTTTAGAGGCAATGCTTGAATCTGGAGCAAGGCAGGGTGAGCTAGTTCATGTGAAAAATTTCTGA
- the LOC130744555 gene encoding DNA topoisomerase 6 subunit B, which produces MDGGGSSSESPIKAKKSKSKTPRKPKETILKQKSPAEFFAENKNIAGFDNAGKSLYTTVRELVENSLDSAESISVLPVVEVTIEEINRSKFNSMIGLVDRERVDAALYDDYETEKAREKRLAKEARAQEIQAKNASLGKKGKEASATKGIKGRGEASFYRVTCKDNGKGMPHDDIPDMFGRVLSGTKYGLKQTRGKFGLGAKMALIWSKMSTGLPIEISSSMRKQNYISFCRLDIDIHKNIPHVHLHEKRENNEHWHGAEIQVVIEGNWTTYRSKILHYMRQMAVITPYAQFVFKFMSDAPDKNVTVSFARRTDVMPPIPLETKHHPSSVDLLLIKRLIAETSKQNLVQFLQHEFVNISKPYAERLIGELGADFNSKMAVKSLTSQQIVRIHQLFRQAKFDDPSGHCLSPAGEYNLRLGIIKELHPDMVATYSGSAQVFEGHPFIVEAGVSVGGKDVKQGLNIFRFANRIPLLFEQGADVVTRTALKRINWSSYKINQIQDKIGVFVSIVSTKIPFKGTGKEYIGDDITEIASAVKSAIQQCCIQLKSKILKKMQAREQQERKRNLNRYIPDASSAIYNILNTTPLHASKKLRSGGDEEELMRKVSENLITKETLIEKLAKYVEQVDYEMALEYATQSGVSEQPRETIYIQSLEAENKIVDLHAPFFVFRVVQ; this is translated from the exons ATGGATGGAGGAGGGAGTAGCAGTGAAAGCCCaatcaaagccaagaaatccaagtccAAAACCCCTCGAAAACCAAAAGAAACTATTCTGAAGCAga AATCACCTGCTGAGTTCTTCGCAGAGAACAAGAACATCGCAGGATTTGATAAT GCTGGGAAATCTCTTTACACAACAGTTAGGGAGCTTGTGGAGAACTCACTTGACTCTGCGGAATCGATATCGGTGCTTCCCGTGGTCGAAGTAACTAT TGAGGAGATAAACAGAAGCAAATTTAATTCTATGATTGGTCTTGTTGATCGCGAACGTGTTGATGCGGCATTGTATGACGATTATGAAACTGAAAAGGCTCGTGAG AAACGATTAGCAAAAGAGGCTCGTGCTCAAGAAATACAAGCAAAGAACGCTTCCCTTGGAAAGAAGGGAAAAGAGGCTTCAGCTACAAAGGGTATCAAGGGTCGAGGGGAGGCTTCGTTTTACAGAGTTACATGCAAG GATAATGGAAAAGGAATGCCACATGATGACATCCCAGATATGTTTGGCCGAG TTTTGTCTGGTACAAAATATGGCCTGAAGCAGACGCGGGGAAAGTTTGGCCTTGGCGCGAAAATG GCATTAATATGGTCTAAAATGAGTACTGGGCTTCCTATTGAGATCTCGTCATCAATgagaaaacaaaattatatttcattttGCCGGCTGGATATTGACATTCATAA GAATATTCCTCATGTACATCTACATGAAAAACGAGAGAACAACGAGCACTGGCATGGAGCTGAAATTCAAGTTGTTATAGAGGGGAACTGGACAACTTACCGT TCGAAAATACTGCACTACATGCGGCAAATGGCTGTCATCACCCCTTATGCACAGTTTGTGTTTAAATTTATGTCAGATGCCCCTGa CAAGAATGTCACTGTAAGCTTTGCTCGCAGAACAGATGTAATGCCACCCATTCCTCTAGAGACAAAGCATCATCCATCCTCTGTTGATTTGCTGCTAATTAAACGACTTATTGCTGAAACTTCGAAGCAAAACCTTGTGCAGTTTCTTCAGCATGAATTTGTGAATATCAGTAAACCCTATGCTGAAAGATTGATAG GAGAATTGGGTGCTGACTTCAACTCAAAAATGGCTGTGAAGTCTCTTACTTCGCAGCAAATAGTACGCATTCATCAGTTGTTTCGTCAAGCCAAGTTTGATGATCCTAGTGGTCAT TGTCTTAGCCCTGCTGGAGAATACAATCTTCGACTAGGAATTATAAAAGAGCTACACCCAGACATGGTTGCTACCTACTCAGGCAG TGCTCAAGTTTTTGAAGGCCATCCATTCATTGTGGAAGCTGGAGTCAGTGTAGGCGGAAAAGATGTCAAGCAA GGTCTGAATATATTTCGATTTGCCAATAGAATTCCATTACTTTTTGAGCAAGGTGCTGATGTTGTCACCAGAACTGCACTTAAGAGAATCAA TTGGAGTAGTTACAAAATCAACCAGATACAAGATAAGATTGGTGTCTTTGTGAGCATTGTGAGCACCAAAATCCCGTTTAAAGGAACTGGAAAAGAATATATTGGAGATGACATAACCGAGATTGCTTCTGCTGTCAAG TCTGCTATTCAGCAGTGTTGCATCCAATTAAAATCAAAGATTCTGAAAAAGATGCAGGCCCGTGAGCAGCAGGAGAGGAAACGAAATCTAAACAG GTACATTCCTGACGCTTCTAGCGCAATATACAATATTTTGAATACGACTCCGTTACatgcatcaaagaagcttcgtTCTggtggtgatgaggaagaattaATGAGGAAAGTCTCAGAGAATTTGATTACTAAAGAAACGTTGATTGAAAAGCTGGCAAAATATGTTGAACAG GTGGACTATGAAATGGCATTGGAGTATGCCACCCAAAGTGGAGTAAGCGAGCAACCCAGAGAAACAATATACATACAATCACTGGAAGCTGAAAATAAGATAGTTGACTTGCATGCTCCATTTTTTGTTTTCAGAGTCGTACAGTAG